gtgcaaatacgcgcggtgtttaaaaccacttggcggacagaactgtgcattcccacaattcgacacttactacacccataaccacaccgttgatcaattgCTGAGAAATGGCgcaaatgacagttggggaaacattcagaagttggaacgaccttaccgaacggctggcagacttttccagaaagaacgatttggtgtacgtggtcaaatacagtcgtgctgttcaacttgcgaacaagaattcaaaacagccctttccagacgaactgaagtatgcatacgcaaaacttgtgtgcaagtactcaggaaaaggacgactcacaggccgaggtgcgaataggagcaatgggtaagcggatttATACTTAtttgctatacttcttatgctTCCTTGTCACAGaggaatgtttaattttaatattattatttattttttatttttatttagtcaagttttgactaaatattttaacgtagaggggggaatcgagacgagggtcgtggtgtatgtgttgtgtgtgtgtgtctgtctgtctgtctgtctgtgtgtgtagagcgatttagactaaactactggaccgatctttatgaaatccccatactttttttttcattttttcaataaatgtctttgatgacgtcatatccggcttttcgtgaaagttgaggcggcactgtcacgctctcatttttcaaccaaattggttgaaatttgatcaagtaatcttcgacgaaggccgggtttggtattgcatttcagcttggtggcttaaaaactaatgagtgagtttggtcattaaaaatctgaacattgtaaaaaaaaaattttttttataaaacgatccaaatttacgtacatcttattctttatcatattctgattcaaaaaatatataaatatgttatatttggattaaaaacaagctctgaaaattaaaaatataaaaattattatcaaaattaaattgtccaaatcaattttaaaaacaccttcatcttattccttgtcggttcctgattccaaaaacatatagatgtgatatgtttggattaaaaacacgctcagaaagttaaaacgaagagaggtacagaaaagcgtgctatccttctcagcgcaagtgcTACTCCGCtcatcttgtcaatttcactgcctttgccgtgcgcggtggactgacgatgctacgagtatacggtcttgctgggTTGcattacgttcagtttcattctgtgagttcgacagctacttgactaaatgttgtattttcgccttacgcgacttgttacatttagtcaagttattccgattgtgaagaaaatgtaacagcagaatacatcgcgcgtcgtgaatcgcTGCGCCCCTCGTAGCGCcgcgcgttgtaaatcgcaacgctgcacaacgcgccgcgcgctgtgaatccacatcgctctttgtgtgtgtgtgtgtgtgtgtctgtctgtctgtatgtctgtctctctgtctctctctctctctctgtctctgtctctgtctgtctctctctctctctctcatcagttcatcagtctgcaaagattaaacattttctaaattttgatgcacgcagaacattttttcaagcgcatgtgcagtctggaatagactatgcatcaaccctttgggattctgcaagtgatgcagctttaagacccctaaaatctttgcacagacgcggagtaaaagttgttctgctgaaaaaacagcaccctctctaatcatgactacaaaaaagctgaaattcttccactttcatccagactagcgtttaacaaggcaaggtttatgcataaaatagttCGTGGACATGTACCGGACTATTTAACTGAAAGAATATTATTAACTGAGACTTCATCAAGCCGCACGAAGAAACTAAATGTTCCCCTCCCTAGAATTGACTTGTATAAAACTAGTCTAGCATACTCAGGTCCATTTCTGTGGAATGTTTTACCAGTTTCTCTcagacagccactttctgttgccagttttagaagacatactttttttgtatatgctttcatcgtcgtgtggcacttaatgccgcgatcaggtactgctgtttgataagtacatgaagatctactaatataatcttctttttttctcctctttgtctgatttaataaccatgtttttatgtttttgttttgcttcttcttctgcttcattattatgcactgcttagttaattccctcttgggcgagggctggatgaaaaaagatttctctctctctctctctctctctctctctctctctctctctctcctctctctctctctctctctctctctctctctctcttctcttctctctctctctcacgttttgcgttgcttgaaacagttttcattatacctttgacaataagtatgtcatgttcgtttgtatgtatatttttgtttgtttgtttagtctgtaatcgtttgcttgtttgtcgtttgtttttattacttctttaattgatattccaacattttaaaacgtattatcattcgggcgagggctggatgtaaaaaagcacctgtttgcttatgccattaccctcgttaataaagaatttgtcattgtcattgtctctctctctctctgtctgtctctctctctaaaataaCGAAACCCTAGAAGAGTTCGGACCAACAAAATAAATTTGGCTTATATTTTGCCTGTgtgcattaataggtaacatgcgccttgagtcgccttgtgtggtgagatacgtgcgcgatataaatcctcgtaaataaataaataaatgaacaaataaataaatagtgtAAACACAAATAAATCAATTGGTCAGAATGTTGAATTGTTGTTTCGTTCCTTGTTAATTTTGCCCCGTTTCGTAAATATATTGTTTTGTACTTTCAGGTCAAAGAAAACAGAATGCCCAGCCTTCATTTTTGTATCTGCTGACCGCAAGAAAGGTTTGCTTTGGATCAAAAACATGATGAACAGTCACAACCATGAGTCCTCGAACAACAACGATGCAGAGGTACGCAACGTACTTCATGTGCATCCGACTAATACCTaagtcatcattttgttttcattgaatatgttttatgtgttgTGTGATATATTAAATTTAGGACACTCGTCACATTCTAAGATCTTGAGCAGAGACCCTTTAATTTGTGTGACTGATAAAATGTTTCTTTATAGTGTTTACCGTATACATGTAGCAAgaatgatctctctctctctctctctctctctctctctctctctctctctctctctctctctttctctgggtctctctccctctctctcctctctccccctctctctctctctctctccctcgcgctctttatctctccctcgcccccccttctctctctctcactctccccctctctctctctctctgatgtgtGTGACTGATAAAATGTTTCTTTATAGTGTTTACCGTATAGCAAGaatgagctctctctctctctctgtctctctctctctttctcttcctctctctctctttccttttctcgcccccctctctctttctcccctcactctctccctccctctgtcactctatatctctctccctccctttcctttatgtgaatgctgcaatacgttgtgttaaatattggttgaagtTGTTAAGAATGGACGTAAATAGATTGCCACATAAAGCATATAAAATGTTGCGTGAACTGGATGAAAGAGGTAAAAGAAACTGGGTGTCTAGCGTACGTTGTAAATTATGTCAGAATggttttgggtttgtatggatgaATCAAGGAGTGCAAGATGAGAACcggtttttttaaagatttcagagaaagattgattgattgtagatGGCACGAATGGAATGTTCATGTTCAGAACAGTTATAGATTTGCGTTATATAGGACATTTTGCACCGTGCACGAAGTAAAACCTTTTTTATTATTGAACATGGATAGGCATTTGACAATTAAtatggcaagattccgaggtggaataacagaactatttgtgcacgttaatcgatataagagatacgatgcAGATAATGTTGTTATGCCCGTTGTGCAGGGAACGTAAGGAAgatgagtttcattttgtgctttgttgccccgcacttcgtgatttgcgatgctAGTTTATTTTTGCTAAGTTTTgtagaaacccaagtttacacaagttttctatgcttatggcatctgtgaatgaaggtattgttcgaaagttgtcagtttatgtgtacaaagcatttcgactacgtagtgttgttatgtcttagttcatgtaagcctacgatatattttatttgaaatgtaatgtcttagttcgtgtatgatttatttcatttgtgtgcaaatgtcattatgtcatagtatatatgttcacccccctcacaaggggctatggcctaaatgagtaaacaatccaatccaatccaatccaatctctctctctctctctcctctctctctctctctctctctctctctcatctctctctctctctctctctctctctctctctctctcctctttctctctccctccttccctctctctcccccttctctctctctctctctctctctctctctctctctccctcgcgctctttatctctccctccctcgccccccccccttctctctctccctctctctctctctctctccctcgcgctctttatctctccctccctcgcccccccttctctctcactctctctctctctatccctctctttctctcaagggcacattgtaagattaagcctatggcctaaaatgtctactctttatgtgaataaaatgttctaagtctaagtctctctctctctctctctctctctcgtgtgtgaCTGATAAAATGTTTCTTTATAGTGTTTACCGTATAGCAAGAATGagctctctctcctctctctctctctctctctctctcctttcctcgccccccccccccctctctctctcccctcactctctccctctgtatctctctttctctctccctctctccctctgtctctctccctctgtctctatccctctctctctctctctgtctctgtctctctgtctcagtctctctctctgtctctctctctctccctctctctctctctctctctctctctttctctctctctctctctctctctctctgggtctctgtcggtctctctctttatttctctctctgactgaAATATTAACCACACCTCATTTCAGcgttttgtgtaattttataaCCAAGAGGTGGATGGTAtgattccatgtaaaagcctggcgcGGCCACATCTCAAACGTTGAGCCGAACTGATTACATTGGAATGAGTGTGCCTTTACAGTGAAGGCGATGTGGGTATGTGACTGTATATAtaatttgtctgtttatttcAGGTCCAGTTAAAAATCAGCGGAGTTTTAACAGAAATTCAGCTGTCCTGCTACAACGTCCACGACGAAGAACTTGAGAGACGTCACTCCGCTTTGGCAAAGCTGCTGGAAGGCTGGCAAAACACAACTTCCCTTGGTATGAACCACGCAGGTACTGTTTGTTTCTGGTACAGTTTTGTGCTATTGTATACGAAATGTATGAGAAACACAATGCAATTAATGTTACTCAGTGGATTTAAAACTTAAATGAACACATTTTCTAAGGTTCCGAACTCAAATGCAACCAAGTGTCCGGATTCCATGCAAGCTTTTGAAGTTCATGTGCAGGATCCTTGTAGGGTCTCTCTGCACCTTGAAGTGAGAAGTACAGTGACTTTAAACCATGGCGTGGGAGTTTAATTGGCTAACTCCAAGACTGTTCAAAAGTTCAGTCAGCGAGTAACCTTGCTGAGGCTTTGGCAATGTGCTGTACTTTCAATATAAAGGAATGGCCCATACGTTGTTTTGAGTTTTTCGGAGTTGTGCAGTTACACAAAGAATTGTCTAAACCAAGAGTGCGAGTAATTCAAATAGATGTCATGACGATGAAAGGCACTTGGGCAATATATTGTGTGGTTTTTGTCATAACACACGAGGCGTTTAAGTAACTATGCCAATCATTTTCTGTTGTGCAGGTCCAGTGTCACTTTCACCTAAAAATATCGCAGACACTGATGAGCCTGATTTGGGGTAGGTGAACACAAGATGCCAGTTTACAAACTTCTGTTATCAAATTAAACGATAGTTCCTTTCAAAAAATGTCGTAGTGCAATATTAAATCTGTTTGTAAGCTCACTGCTAATGAGGTAGTGGATCCAGAATGTTGCTTTCCAAAAAGCAGTTCATATTGAATACATTAAGACGAGTCATAATTTTAAGAATTCATGTAACGTTTCGGTCTCGTCATTTTCGTTTGTACTGTAGGGTTTTGTAGCCTAGCTGTGTCGTTTATCTTTTGTAGGAAAAAAGTGGAAAAAACAGACTTTATGTTTTTCTATATGACAAACGGGGTGAAAGTGTTTAAGTCGGACCGCATTCACGGAATTTCTGAATTGACGGGAATTCGGCAAGacttttgcccatttcgcgtaatccgAAAAAAAGGCAGCCAGGATTGAGGGTTTTGCCAGGATGTGCAAGGATACGTCTAAAACAAGCCTATTTTGCCAATCCGTAATCttctgtattttgtgtgtgtggtgctttAGCTCCTTGTTATGGTTTGCGGAGCGACTCGGACACAGATTGATAACGGACTCTCATGCTCGAGAAACTGTCTCACTACGCGAAGTAACAATGTGCCGAGTGAGCTCAGGTAGCAGAGCACTTGACTCAAAACCCGAATCAATAAAATCAATCATTTTAAAGAACATTTGTTTTTAGGAACAGCCCAATGGGCGCTTGTAACCCCGCGCGTCGATTGCCGGTAATAGCTCTTAATGAACTCGGCCTGGCACGCAATATACCTCTTGCAGTAGAATTGGAATGTTACGATTAACCAGGAAATTCATTTATCTAAATTGTTCACCTGTTGTATCAAAATTAAATCATATAATTGTCATGTGCATGGCAGGTTGACGTTGCCAGACGAAAAACTGGCAGCACGTGTCAAACAACTGAAATCGGAACTGTTTGCCATATTTGACGGGACCAAAGAAAGTGACCGTCATAAGCTGTACTGCCGAGGTGGAGTATCCCGACGTGAGTTTCACTTCATTGCTGCCTTATTCAATAATGGTCTCCCCACCCAACACGGTCTTTAATTAAAAAAAGCTAATCGTGTTTATTACTTTTGTAGTTACAATGACATGGTACTATTTACTGTAATCCAGTACTTACACAAAATTATTCACACACTAACATCTTGCTTAGTTGGTGACAAAACGTAATGATTATCAATCAATAGGAGAAATTATGTATAACGCCATCTCAATCGAAGGATGCACGTGTCAACTTTACTAAGGGTAAAAAACAGGTGGGGTTCAGACCCTTTTTGATAGGTGCCACTAAAGGAAAGATCTTTATTCTTTAACCTCGTACTATACGGTTTTTTTCGGTGTATTTTGGGAGTACCCTCAGTATAGCGGTGGTCACGTAGCCCATGTAAAGAAATCGTTGATCCAAGATGTTTGCCAGATAGTGAAGTGAAATGCCTTTGATGGCACCAGAAGTTTAAATGAAAGACCACGGgtatttgtttttatgttggtcCAGAAATTCAGTATAAATGTGTCATTAAAGTAATTCGCTGCACCTGGCACTGAACACACTATTGGCAAAGATCTACATAGGAGCCTCGGGGTGCGGCAGTCTGTTCCGCTCATAAGAGAGTGAGGTAtttttttataaacaatttctGAAACTGTTTATTACAGGATCGTTGGATGGATATGGAGGACTTGGCTACCTTCAAGAAGGCCAGGAAGACCTTGTGATGGATATTCTCTTATCTCTATTCTCCAAGCACGGAACATTGTCTTTGAACGTACGTAAGAGTGGTTTACTGATTTAGTTTTGATGGCCTTCATACAGTAGcataacatgtacacacattgtGTCACGAAAGTAGCAGCCCGTTTTACAAGAAATGGTTAGGAAAATGTTGATGTATTCGTATGTATTTCATCGCATTATTGGAAATAATGTTTTTGGCATTGAAACTCCTGATGGAACTTGTGACTATTTGCAAGCTTTGGCGTCAATACTTTCGGCGTTTATTGttgattaatttgtttttttagggGTACAGTTTTACTGCCTTGTTTTTCTAAAACCGCAGCTTCAGGCTTAAAGACAAAAAACGTAACAATACTTTCTTATGCGATGTTACATTCACGCTTCTGAGATTTATTATTTGTActataagtgtgtgtctgtctgtctaattaAAAGACCACTGGATCGACGTACTAGTAtatgtaacattttgttttgttaaacatAAACGTTTCATTAAcatacaattcttgtttttgatcCCGTACGATGTACAGTTCAGAGAGTTCGTTGTCGTAACAGAGGCATCGGAATCTCCTATTATTAACACAAAGAAGATGAACAAttaacggttttttttttttaatgtggaGTGCTCACCCATTTGCAAACGGAGTGTTTCGCTTTCATTGAAATCCGCTTGTAATGCCTAATTATTTTCTCTCGGGGTTATCAAATACTGTTGAAAATGGGTAACACTGTGGTACTTTTGTTGTGTCTGTTTTAGATGGCTGACTACTTGATGAGGGTACTGCTGCCGGAGGTTGTTGACAAAATATTTGTCAGCCAGTCATGAAAGAAACATTAGATATTGTAAACATTTGTTACAATGTGTTTTGGTGATTTTGGTTAGATGTGTGTTTTAGATTATGTACAGTCAATGTTTTTCCTGATCAAACTTGCTGCTATTGAACTTTTTGTTCAATAAAAACGCCAATGAAGTATATACAAAGTATACATTAAATGCAATCGTTTTCGAATCATCAGTGATCGGTCATCATCGAACCAAAAGCAATTTCAATgttcaaacaaataaacaaatataaaACATCAGGGTAGCATAGTGAACGCGGTGTTAACCTGCATATTTCGAGCTTTTGGAATGATATGAGAACAGGTCAATGCTTTTTTTAGTCTTATGTTTTaaagttttgttgttgatctACATGTATTAACCATTCAAGAACTTTGATTGAACAACAGTTTAAGATATTGCCATCAACACAATATTCAATGAACAGCTATTTATGCGTTTAGTTATCAGTTTGATGGTATATGTATGTGTTGTTTATAATGATGTAACAGAGAATTAAAGCTTTGTCATGAATGATCCGGAATGCACCACCTCTATTATTGTCACTATGGCCATGTTACTGCTCACTACAtctatcgtcacgctcataagaaaaaatacctatctcagtgttagaCATGTCTGTGGTGAAACTACAGGGggagctactggaagggtatatATCATGTGTAAGAGAGTACACAGTCTTAGACCATCggaaccattgccacggtaacgtaagcaaaactgccgaacactttttctttatgatgcagaacaaattgttttgaaaatgtacgGAATGCAGAATCTCTTTATGGGTTGATTTGCAGTTTTGCCGACTGAAAATGTTGCGGTCACCTTTTTATTTCACGTTATGCTGTGGTAACAGCCGAAGATGGGCAGTTCGCAAATTAAAATGAGATaagcagattgttcagaaaccaaagacgTTCCAGAACATAAAAAATGACAGAGGCAATTACCGTATGAGCGTGACGCTATGTTCGTCTGCGTGTgactgtccctctctctctccccccttacctctctctctccatccctcctttgctccctctctctctccctccgtacctctctctccctccctccctcctttgctctctctctctctctctccctccctccttacctctctctccctccctcctttgctccctctctctctcccttcctacgtacctctctctctccctccctcctttgccccctctcccctcctttgctccctttatctctctcactctctttctccgtacctctctctccctccctccctcctttgctccctctctctctctccctccttccttacctctctctcccttcctacgtacctctctctctccctccctcctttgctccctctctctctccccccttacctctctctctccatccctcctttgctccctctctctctctccctccctccgtatctctctctctccctccctcctttgctccctctctttctctcaccctccttacctatctatctccctccctcctttgctccctctctctctttccctcctttgctccctctctctctccctccatacctctctctctccctccctcctttgctccctctatctctctctctcactctctttctccgtacctctctctctccctcccttcatccgtacctctctctctccctccctcctttgctccctctctctcttttcctccatacctctctatctccctccctcctttgctccctctatctctctctcactctctttctccgtacctctctctctccctcccttcatccgtacctttctctctccctcccttcctccgtacctctctctctccctccctcctttgctccctctctctctccctccttacctctctctccccctccctcctttgctccctctctctttctccctccctccgtatctctctttccctccctcctttgctccctctctctttctccctccctccgtatctctctctccctccctcctttgctccctctctctctcaccctccttacctatctctctccctcccccctttgctccctctctctctctctctccctccctccgtacctgTCTTTCTCACTCCCTcttgtgctccctctctctccctccctcctttgctccctctctctctctccctcccttcctccgtaactctctctccctccttcctttgctccctctctctctccctccttacctctctctctgcctccctcctttgctccctctctctttctcccttcctccatacctctctctctctctctccctccctcttttgctccatctctctctctcccttcctccgtacctctctctctctccctccctcttttgctccatctctctctctgccttcctccgtacctctctctctccctcctcttttgctccctctctctctctctcactccctccttacctatctctctccctccctcctttgctccctctctctctctctccctccctccgtacctctctctctctccctccctcatttgctccctccctcctttgctccctctctctctcttcctccctccgtacctctctctcttcctccctcctttgctctctctctctctctctctccctccctccctccttacctctctatcttcctccctcttttgctccctctctctctctctctccctccgtacctctctctcccttcctctctcctttgctctctctctctccctccctccttacctctctctctccctccctcctttgctccccctctctctctccctacctccgtacctctctctctccctccctccttttcctcctctctctccctttcttcctccgtacctctctctcaaTATATATCACGACTTCCCCGCCCCCTTTATTCCATCCCTTCCTACCGCCAACAATCTACTTTTCTCTACCTCCCtcttaccctctctctccctcccctctgtctctccatctcacTCTCTATACCCCTCCCCCTATCTCTTTCTTCCTcccactctcttcctcccttcctatctccccctctctcactcccttcctccctcccactatttctttccatccttccttcccctctcttctctctcattttccctcctctctccctccctccttacctctctctccctccctcctttgctccctctctctctcccttcctacgtacctctctctctccctccctcctttgccccctctccctctctcctctcccctcctttgctccctttatctctctctcactctctttctccgtacctctctctctctctctccctccttccttacctctctctctccctccctctctctctcccttcctacgtacctctctctctccctccctcctttgctccctctctctctcaccctccttacctatctctctccctcccccctttgctccctctctctctctctccctccctccgtacctgTCTTTCTCACTCCCTcttgtgctccctctctctccctccctcctttgctccctctctctctctccctcccttcctccgtaactctctctccctcct
The sequence above is a segment of the Littorina saxatilis isolate snail1 linkage group LG3, US_GU_Lsax_2.0, whole genome shotgun sequence genome. Coding sequences within it:
- the LOC138962954 gene encoding uncharacterized protein → MAQMTVGETFRSWNDLTERLADFSRKNDLVYVVKYSRAVQLANKNSKQPFPDELKYAYAKLVCKYSGKGRLTGRGANRSNGSKKTECPAFIFVSADRKKGLLWIKNMMNSHNHESSNNNDAEVQLKISGVLTEIQLSCYNVHDEELERRHSALAKLLEGWQNTTSLGMNHAGPVSLSPKNIADTDEPDLGLTLPDEKLAARVKQLKSELFAIFDGTKESDRHKLYCRGGVSRRSLDGYGGLGYLQEGQEDLVMDILLSLFSKHGTLSLNMADYLMRVLLPEVVDKIFVSQS